The genome window TTGATCTCATCGGATGTGATTAAGGATAAAAATAAAACTATTGAGGCTTTCAGAAAGCTCGAAATGATACATCCGGATGATGATGCCGGGCAGATTGAGTTTTATTACAAAGCTTATCTGGAAATGATACAGTTATTTGCTAAACCTTATACGAGTAAAACTTTTGACTTCAGTCAGCCTGAGTTTTTTGCTCAGCTGTATGCTTTTGGGGAGAAGATTGCTAAAATGCCAGAGTTTAAACAGGCCAGAGGGGTGAAACATTTTATCTATGTGAACCGTACAAATTTTGGTCTATACACGATTTTACAAGAATTAAAAGCCTTCATCAACACAGATACTTTCAATCCGCATACGGCATGAAAGTTCTGCTGACCGGCGCAAACGGTTATATCGGCACCAGATTATTACCTGTTCTGCTGGAACAGGGACATGAGGTAGTTTGTATGGTTCGTGATAAGCGCCGTTTTGCAGAAGAGTCTGACTTTGATGATCAGGTGAAGATCATTACTGCCGATTTATTACATCCGGAATCTTTAAACAATATACCTGAAGACATTGATGCGGCCTATTATCTGGTACATTCGATGTCTTCAGGTAATCAAAAGTTTGCTGAGCTGGAAGCTGAATCGGCAATGCACTTTGTAAATGCAATACAAAAGACAAAATGCCGTCAGCTGATTTACCTGACAGGGATCGCGAATGATGACCATCTTTCAGTACATTTAACTTCCCGGCTTTCTGTGGAAGATGAACTTAAAAATTCGGGCATTGCTTTTACCATTTTACGTGCGGCTATTATTATCGGATCAGGAAGTGCTTCTTTTGAGATTATACGTGATCTTGCGGAAAAGTTACCTGTTATGGTTGCGCCTAAATGGGTCAATACCAGGTGTCAGCCTATTGGCATCCGCGATGTACTGGGTTATCTGACCGGGGTATTAATGAATGAAAAAGCTTTTAACCAGATTTTCGATATTGGAGGCCCTGATATACTGACTTATAAAGAAATGATCCTTCAGTATGCAGTTTCCAGAAATCTGAAACGCTGGATACTCACCGTTCCTGTATTAACACCGAGATTATCTTCTTTATGGCTTTATTTAGTAACTGCCGTGCCTTATTCTTTAGCGAGAAGTTTGGTGGACAGTATGAAAAATGAGGTTATCTGTAAAGATGAACGGATCAAAGAAATTGTACCGGGGCCCTGCTTCAGCTATAAAAAAGCACTTAAACTGGCTTTTGAAAAGATTGAACAGCATTCGATTGTTTCTAGCTGGAAGGATGCTTTAAACAGAGGTTATCTGGACACTTCATTTATGGACCAGGTTAAAGTCCCTCAGAATGGCGTATTGGAATACAAAGTTAAAATGCCTTTTAAACGTCCACCAGAAGAGGTTTTCGAAAATATCTGGAGCATTGGGGGAAGCAGGGGCTGGTATTATGCAGACTGGCTTTGGAATTTAAGGGGATTCATCGATAAATTATTTGGAGGTGTCGGCACACGAAGAGGACGCACCAATACGGTTTCTATACATGCGGGTGATGTCATTGATTTCTGGCGTGTACTGCTTGCTGATCAAAAAAATGCAAGGTTACTGCTTTATGCGGAAATGAAAGTGCCGGGAGAAGCCTGGCTTGAATTCAAAGTGATCAATTATCGCGGAGAGTCATTTTTGTCGCAGATTGCAACTTTCAGACCTTCGGGTTTATGGGGAAGAGTTTATTGGTATGCTATGTTTCCATTTCACATATTTCTCTTTAAAGGGATGGCTAAACAAATTACAACCTACAAGATCGTTTAAAAGACAAAGGTATAGTCGCCACAACTATACCTCTGCTAACCTATAAACTTGTATATAAGACGTAAATGAATTGAAAAGGTTTCAAAGCATTTCTATTTATTTTTCAACCTTTCCACATTCTATCCGGATTAGCCTCAGCCAATTCGTATTACCACTCAGAATTATACATATATTAGTGTTGTCCAAAACAGGACATCATCTATTCCTATGAAAACCAACGAAAATCTCATTCATCATTTTTACACTTGTTTCAAGAACAAAGATTTTAAGGGCATGCAGGCTTGTTATGCAGAAAATGCTACTTTTAATGATCCTGCATTTAGAAACCTGGATGCTGCGCACGTACGCAGTATGTGGGAAATGCTGATTAAAAAAGGAAAAGACCTGCGCGTAGAATACAATCATGTTCAAACTGATGGAGAAACAGGTACTGCTGAGTGGGTTGCACATTATACATTTTCAGCTACCGGAAAAAAAGTGGTTAACCGGATTAAAGCGTCTTTCGTTTTTGAAAATGGAAAGATTGTTCAGCATGAAGATCATTTCAGCTTCTATAAATGGTCAAGCCAGGCTTTAGGGCTGTCAGGCATTTTATTGGGCTGGACAGGCTTCCTGAGAAATAAAGTACGCAAACGGGCGGCCGAAAATCTTCGTTTGTATATGGAAGCCAACCATTAAACATCAGGAGTTCATTTCTTGTTATACTAATTATTATACTAAAAAAGACTTTATGAAATCAATACTTACTATCGCTATGACATTGATCGTATCCGGATCTTTCGCACAGCTCAAACCTGTTGTTTATCAGGATGGACAACAGCAATTAAAGGGGCTCGTGATTTCACCAGCTAAAAACACACATAAAAAGGCAGGGGTACTTATTTTGCCAGCCTGGAAAGGGATCGATAATAATGCTAAAGAATCGGCTGTAAAATTAGCTGGTCTGGGTTATTATGCTTTTGTGGCTGATATTTACGGGGAAGGCCATTACCCGAAAGATGCAAAAGAGGCTGGTCAGCAATCGGGTTATTATAAAAAGAACGTAGCTGCTTATCAGCAAAGAATTAAGCTTGCTTTACAGCAGTTAATTAAAGCTGGTGCTGATCCATCGAGAATCGTTGTAATTGGTTATTGCTTTGGAGGCACGGGGGCATTAGAAGCTGCAAGAGCTGACTTTCCTGTTAAAGGAGTTGTTTCTATCCACGGTGGACTTGCGCAATATGCGGGTGAAAGAGCTGTAAATCCTATTCATACCAAGGTATTAGTATTACATGGTGCGGATGATCCATCTATGACCAATGAGCAGGTTTTAGGTTTTCAGCAGGAAATGAGAACTGCTAAAGCCGACTGGCAGATGATTGAGTATGCGAATGCTGTACATGCGTTCACTGACCGTGAAGCCGGCAATGACAATTCGAAAGGCGCAGCTTACAATGAGCTGGCCTCGAAAAGATCATGGAAACATATGTTGTTATTTTTTGATGAAATATTAGCCAGTTAACTGGCTGATATTTCTGCTTTAAGTATTTCTATAATGGCAGCAGCAGTGATTTTCTGCTGTTCGCCTGTATGCATATTTTTGAAAGTCAGGATACCGCTTTCCAATTCATCACTTCCGATCAGGATCACATAAGGGATCGCTTTAGCATCTGCATAACTCATTTGCTTTTTAAGCTTTGCTGAAGATGGATAAAGCTCCGCAGCGATATCTGCATCCCTTAATTGTTGTAATAAGGGTAAAGCGTAAAGTTCTGATGCGGCATCAAAATTACTGATCAGTACTTTTGTTCCGGCAGCTGCCGATTCCGGGAACAGATTT of Pedobacter cryoconitis contains these proteins:
- a CDS encoding nuclear transport factor 2 family protein; the protein is MKTNENLIHHFYTCFKNKDFKGMQACYAENATFNDPAFRNLDAAHVRSMWEMLIKKGKDLRVEYNHVQTDGETGTAEWVAHYTFSATGKKVVNRIKASFVFENGKIVQHEDHFSFYKWSSQALGLSGILLGWTGFLRNKVRKRAAENLRLYMEANH
- a CDS encoding dienelactone hydrolase family protein gives rise to the protein MKSILTIAMTLIVSGSFAQLKPVVYQDGQQQLKGLVISPAKNTHKKAGVLILPAWKGIDNNAKESAVKLAGLGYYAFVADIYGEGHYPKDAKEAGQQSGYYKKNVAAYQQRIKLALQQLIKAGADPSRIVVIGYCFGGTGALEAARADFPVKGVVSIHGGLAQYAGERAVNPIHTKVLVLHGADDPSMTNEQVLGFQQEMRTAKADWQMIEYANAVHAFTDREAGNDNSKGAAYNELASKRSWKHMLLFFDEILAS
- a CDS encoding SDR family oxidoreductase, yielding MKVLLTGANGYIGTRLLPVLLEQGHEVVCMVRDKRRFAEESDFDDQVKIITADLLHPESLNNIPEDIDAAYYLVHSMSSGNQKFAELEAESAMHFVNAIQKTKCRQLIYLTGIANDDHLSVHLTSRLSVEDELKNSGIAFTILRAAIIIGSGSASFEIIRDLAEKLPVMVAPKWVNTRCQPIGIRDVLGYLTGVLMNEKAFNQIFDIGGPDILTYKEMILQYAVSRNLKRWILTVPVLTPRLSSLWLYLVTAVPYSLARSLVDSMKNEVICKDERIKEIVPGPCFSYKKALKLAFEKIEQHSIVSSWKDALNRGYLDTSFMDQVKVPQNGVLEYKVKMPFKRPPEEVFENIWSIGGSRGWYYADWLWNLRGFIDKLFGGVGTRRGRTNTVSIHAGDVIDFWRVLLADQKNARLLLYAEMKVPGEAWLEFKVINYRGESFLSQIATFRPSGLWGRVYWYAMFPFHIFLFKGMAKQITTYKIV